One part of the Excalfactoria chinensis isolate bCotChi1 chromosome 8, bCotChi1.hap2, whole genome shotgun sequence genome encodes these proteins:
- the ZNHIT6 gene encoding box C/D snoRNA protein 1, translating to MAGQGGESPQSAVGGRKMALQRCETCGEEEAKYRCPRCMKYSCSLLCVKKHKLALSCSGVRDKTAFVSVTEFTDLNLLSDYRFLEDVGRAADAAARDLAVHRPTTNKFISYLRNRARRHNINLKTLPIGFTKRRENSTIFNKKEQKFYWHLKLVFPHCHAEYTLKRVPEDKTLTDILKPYIDPVESDPVVCQRLKIYTMSPQSDVQILMKIENRKQNSTRYNELDASRSLLENLKNKVIIEYPTLFVVLKKLKKDMVVLGQEARESAEDSDSGSSSLSSEEEGEIRESS from the exons ATGGCGGGGCAGGGCGGCGAGAGCCCGCAGAGTGCGGTCGGCGGGCGGAAGATGGCCCTGCAGAG atgTGAGACGTGTGGCGAAGAGGAGGCCAAGTACCGGTGCCCACGATGCATGAAATACTCGTGCAG CCTGTTGTGTGTGAAGAAACACAAGCTTGCCCTGAGCTGTAGTGGAGTCAGGgacaaaactgcatttgtttctgtgacTGAATTTACTGACTTGAACCTTCTGAGCG attATCGGTTCCTGGAAGATGTGGGAAGAGcagctgatgctgctgctcGAGATCTGGCTGTGCATCGGCCGACAACAAATAAATTC aTCAGTTACTTGAGAAACAGAGCTCGAAGGCATAATATCAATCTGAAGACATTGCCCATTGGATTCaccaaaagaagagaaaattcaaCCATCTTTAATAAGAA ggagCAGAAGTTCTACTGGCATTTGAAGCTTGTATTTCCTCACTGTCATGCTGAATACACTTTAAAAAG GGTGCCAGAGGATAAAACGCTCACTGATATCCTTAAGCCCTACATTGATCCAGTGGAGTCAGATCCTGTCGTTTGCCAAAG attaaAGATATATACAATGTCTCCTCAGTCAGATGTacaaattttaatgaaaatagaGAACAGGAAGCAAAACTCCACCAG GTACAATGAACTGGATGCCAGTAGAAGCCTCCtagaaaatctgaaaaacaaagtaataatTGAGTACCCAACATTATTTGTGGTCTTGAAAAAACTGAAGAAGGACATGGTGGTTCTTGGCCAAG AGGCCAGAGAATCTGCAGAGGACTCGGATAGTGGAAGTTCGTCTCTTTCGTctgaggaagaaggagaaattcGGGAGAGTTCATGA